In the Fundulus heteroclitus isolate FHET01 chromosome 23, MU-UCD_Fhet_4.1, whole genome shotgun sequence genome, AAAGTTTAGAAAcagtaaactaaactaaactgttttctgtgttttgcagGGGCGTCGAATCACGGCATCCTAATTCTAATCATTTATCATCTTGTTCACATTGACAAAGTTTCAGTCGAGGGTTGCGTTCTTCATGCACATTTTGGCTTAGACGAACAGGTGGATCGATGTAGcaccaaacaaaaacacacaaaaccacTGGCAAGCCTTTCATAGGCTGTAAGGAGAAAATGGAATAAATGGGgcgtgatatatatatatatatatatatacacatacatacacacacacacacatattgtcaaaaaaataaagggaacagttaaacaacaacatacaaacTATTCCAAGAGTCAACCACACTTTGAAAAGTTTGATTTCACTactgtgaaatcaaacttttcACTTAAGATGCAACACTGGTTGATAATcaatttcacctgctgctgtgcaAATAGAATAGACAACAGATGGAAACTAGAGGCAGTCAGCATAGTAGTGGTAGCGAGATGGAGTCTACAGCCCACACCGGTGGCTCAGGttgtgcagctcatccaggatggcacatcagtGTGAGCTGaggcaagaaggtttgctgtgtctgtcagcgtagtgtccagagcatggaggcgctaccaggagacaggccagtacatcaggagacgaGGAGGAGGCTGTAGGAGGGCAACCACCCTACTGGGCCTCAtcagacttgttttaaggacattgcATCAAAGTTGGAGCtgcctgtagtgtgtttttccactttaattttgagtgtggctccaaatccagacctccgtgggttaatacatttgatttccattgatcgttttttgtgtgatttttgttgtcagcacattcagctaTGTAACGAACAATTTAATGAGaacatttcattcattcagatctaggatgtgttattttagtgttccctttattttatttctgagcaGTGTgtctatatatacacacatacatacacacgcATACTGCAAAGGTCAAAGGGAGGGTGTTGTTGATCCATTGATGCGTCTCCGCAACGGCAACAGATGCAGTCACAGGCCCATACTGGTGAGCAGATGTAAAGTGAGACGTGTGCGACACGCCGCTCTAGCTAATAACGCTGTTGTCACTCGGAGGCCTCCGCAGCACTGCTATTCATTATGTGGCCGCTGCTCAGCCTGTTCTGTGCGTAACTAAAGGGAAACAGCGGCAGCTCAATGAAAATTACCTTTTTGCTCAAGAAAGTGCAACAAATGTGTAAAGAGGGCATTTATAAACATATAAAATTGTTTAATCACACTAGACACAACTGTCTACTGTCTTTTGCCATGTAGTATATGAAAGCTATTTAAATATAATTGTTCAtaattaaagtattaatacttGAAAGTTTCTATCATTACTGTGATtagaatgcatttatttatactAATTTTTAGGGGGAAATCCTTCGGCTGTTTGCGCTATAAGAGCCTGCGTACACTGCTCACCTGTGTTTTTTGGTGCTTCCCCATACATGGGTCCAGGAGGGGGCCCCCCCTGCCAGCCAAACTGTGGCTGTTCAGCATAGCCCTGGAACGGAGGCTGTCCCGGGCCGGGGTAGGGACCTTCAGGGCCAACCGGGTAGTTAGGGTTCACTGGGTATCCCTGTGGTGGATAACCTTGTGGAGGATAACCTTGTGGAGGGTAGCCTTGGGGCGGGTAGCCTTGAGGAGGTGGCCCCTGGCCTGGGTAGCCTGGAGCAGATGGACCACCGCCTGGGTACGGAGGGGGCTGCTCGAAATTCATCTCTGGGCTGAAgagtcactttaaaaaaaagaaataggacaAAAAAGAGCAATGGTGTTACTAATGAGACTTGATCGAGCATGTAAGGGTGTCCACTGACAACAGATGCATTTCTATGTATTCCTACACCTTGAACTTTTgatattttgtcactttacagcCACGTATTTTATTGGGTATTTATGTGATAAATCAACACAAGGTGGGGCAGAGCTGTAAGGTGGAAGGAACATGTGGCAGGATTCTCCATAAGTGAATGTCTGAAAAGGGTTGTGTGCATTAGATTTAGCTCCTGTCGCTCTGACACCCCTGAATCCAGAAAAACAGGCTTCAGTCATCATCACATACTCAAATTAGGCCATGATAGAACAGTGCAACAAAGAAAGTAGGGCTGCCAtaaatgattattttagtaatcgaTTATACTGACGGTTAATCGTCAATTGACATTCAGCAGATTTTtcacataattacttaagcttattttatgagtaataaaaataaaggaaaagaatgcaaatgagcaaataatgccattattttttgaaaagcaaGGATAGATCTGCAGTTAAAAAGTtctaggatcaaaatgttaaaagttcagcCCTTTCTTGTTGACTTAACATCAATAAAGTGCTTGTGCCTTTGTAGTGAAAATGGtcacaatcaaaaaaaaatgcataaagtttCCCTTGCATATTACattctgtatatatttttttagattaaaaagcaTAATTCTATTCAGATAAAACTGAACCTCAGGGCTATGTTaaactcttagtttttttttagtccacaaataaacaataaaataatgacCTTTATCAAAAAGGTAAACAGCTAATTTAAATTCAGGCATAATAAATACTGCCTTTTTTCAAACCATTGTTACCAGGgttaaatagaatagaaatacctttagtgtcccacagtggggaaatgtgtgtgtgacCGTGGCAAAAGCAGGGAGGCCTAGACACCAGACTTACACACAAGATTAATTCATATAAAAAAGCTCAATTTAAACttaagctgtacagcagaagagaaagaaaaatactgtgcaaCGATTAATAGACaaggcatattcagataaaaagtGTTGAAGGAAATAATCAGTAGTTGATTTACAGAACGATGTCATATTTTTGCCAAACTGTTTTGttgcacaaataaaaataaataaataaataaaaaagagacattaacagaaccagaaccaaactaTCTTCTAAACTGAGAGCTCTGACATGTCTCTGCAGGTTTGTAGTGGAACCCGCTCTTAAAGTTATTGTCATTCTGCGGTGAAGGAGCTCTGCTTTGTTGTCCCCAACATCTTTAAACTGCAGCCAGATGCTTTGTTTTCTCCTGTCCCTCGTAGTTCATTTTACAGGACTACCTAACAAACACCCTCTACTCACAGCTGCACCCCTCTCTGTTTTCCTCACAATGGTATGGCCCTCACGTGATTGGCCGTTTGGCCGCCATGCTGACCAATCAAAATGATTCCTGGCGAGAGGAAAGGTGGAGGCTGAGCAGCGAGTAGTAGCGCTAATCTTCGGCAGCTAGAAGCCCAGCCGATACCAGGCAGCTCGCAGCGCAGTTTTCTTCTCTGGTAAATTTAAAGTGTCCCTACACCTTAAAAGCTTTAGGTCTctttctttgtgctgctttttGCCCTTGCATAGCGGATAACCGCACTTGGCATCCATGTATTAGCGGGCTAAGCTAGCGTTAGCCGCCTCGCCGGAACACAGTgcgctgaataaataaacaatgtaatGACGCTTCGAGGCAGATAATTTTGCCTCGATGAATGTTATGAATCGAGATCCTCGAATCATTCGATGAATCGTGACAACCCTTGAAGAAAGCCGTTGATAGAAGCAATTGGGAGTCCAGTTCAAAGTTTAGGGAACCCAGCAAACTTGCGGACGGTGCAATTAATAGTTTGATGAAACTGATATTTAACCACTGACCCGCGTGCAAAACACGTTTGGTGAAACGCTCACACTGAAGATGCCAtgaaacacggcggtggcagcatcatgccgagATGATGGTTTTCTCTGTCCTCAATGGGgaggctggtcagagttgatgggaagatggagggattaaggaagaaaacctgtgagAAGCTGCAAAATACTTGAGACTGGGACTGATGTCCACATTCCAGCGTTACAGTGACTGGGGTCGGGTTAGAATGGCCTCgtcaaagtccaaacccaaATCCAGTTAGGattctgtggcaagacttgaacgGGCATTTCCGTCTATACCTGTGCAAAATTGGTACAGACGTACCGCAAAACACTTAAGTCTTTGGCTTGTGTGTGTCCTTTGCCTTCCACTTCATGATTATACACCACTTAGTGTTGGACggtcacacaaaatcccaagaCAATACATAAGAATCTGAGGTTGTAacggtgtgaatactttaggaAGCCACAATGTAGTAATATGTTAAACAGGATATGAAAGCTAAATCTATTTATCACTTTACAAGTCAGTTTCATGCTTTTTGGCAAACACACATAAATATTGCAACACCGTTTagatttttctgtaaaaagtGGGACTAAACAGGCAGGAGTAACATCAGCTCCGTCTCTGTTGCCCTTTTTTCCTGGAGGCTGGTTAGGTAACCTACGGAGACACATTAGGTAATGAAATCCCCAGAGCTCAGATAAGACATCCCCCCCCCCGTTCTCTGGAAGGGACAAAACTGATGAAACTGTTTTCCCAGTACATAGGAGTACCCATTTTATCACCGACCAGCTCATCCCTGCACCTCCCCCCCTACCCACTTTCTCCCTGCGCAGaatgaaaaacaacattcaGCAAAGCAAACCCGCACAGATTGTTTTTATGACTGCAGAAGGCGTCTCACGACTCGGTGGCCAATCGCGACTCCACCAGAGATAAGCGCCATTATCTCACGGCTCACAAAGACTTCAGCGTACAAAATGAGGCTGCTGAAATGAACCATGGGGAAtaggagagaggaaaaacaaataaataaaagaccgCTGTGCCCATTGAGGCCTCGACTGGTCGCACTTTCACACCTCATTTTCCTCTCCGTTCGCACGCAAACCGCGAGAAGTTGACCCAGATCGCCCATGTTCATGTCGCAGACGTTTCTGTAAATTAGGGAGAAAGCTCGTAAAGCAGACTCCGTCTAAAGGGTTTTAATGCTTAAGCCACCCCGAGTCGGCGAAAGACACACCTGGAGGTTTTCTGTCCCACTCAAGACCTCATTAACAGGAAGCGGATTTCATAACTAACCGCTGACGCCGTGGAACAAAGCAGATCCGAGGCCCATCACAACCCACCATGCTACCCCTTCACCTCATTTATgaccaacaacaataacaatggAAAGAAATGGGGCTGGACGGACGGCCGAATCTCTGCCTGTCCTCCTGGGATTTCTTCGTCATCGCATGTGTACACTGTAAACACTCCCTTGGGTTACCTTATCCACCCATCCTCTGTGTCAGGAGTTGCATAAATAAAAGGTACTGAAAGAAAACCACTGATTCCTGTGTGTCTATTTGTTATCCGTTGTGGAAAAACTTATATCCCCAACAATTGGTTCAAAGTGCTGTTTCAATTGCTTTGTTACATATTATCACGAGCGACTAGTTTTATTGTGGCTGTTGGGAAATATTCCAGGTGAAGGTAAGATAACTGGTACATTACATAGTTATCTGCTGGGCCCAATACACGTGTGACAAACGAACTGATGTAATGGAAAAGAGAGTCCGAGTCAGCACGgctcgtttttcttttttacgcGTCCTGCCTGGCTGTGTTGcactaagaattgctgtcttaaagccaaagagagcccaacagatttactttcacatgtGGAGCATGACTGCTTTCGCTACAGTGCCCCACTTGatatgtaagaaaaataactttattggatattattttgggatcgtttcaaattcaaaaagtctgtGGTATTGTACTTAAAGATCCTTCTTATCGTTCTCGCCACGGCTGAGGCGAAAGACAAACTCATAAAGCTGTAAATTTTAACTCCAcgaggcaaactttggagcaaaGGATCAAAGTCCCGTCTcccctctctgcttctgtcacacACTCACGGAGAGAAGCtgggctttatttttatttatacaaacaGAGCCCCGTTTGAGAAAGCTGGGTTAATGGGTTATTCAGAGTAAGTTCTgggggtaaattcctgcataccctggctTTTCCGTTTCAGAAATCCCAGGAGCCtttaccctgagtcaaattatgacaataCATGAGTTTGTAAAACAACCTTGCTCGGTAGCAGAGTTGTTTGGATAAACtgagtttttcctcctttttagctgagatctgcacaaggaagTGTCAGAAAAGGCGTGTCCGTTTCTGGAGGAGCCTTTAGATGCTGGAGCgcaaatactccacagaaatctGTCGGGAGGCTGATCAAACCATAGTTAAATAACTCTCATGTcactcatgcattgactttttctaCCTCAACAGCATTGCTTCTTTTTGTtagttatggtttaatattctccatatgccttcattaaagatttctaattccacgCGTTATCTGCGTTGCATTGATGAGGACTTCTTTAATGCTCACGCTTAGCTCAGGATTGATAGgacgctgagtttagttacctgattgaaatcacctgttctgaaaccgaaaacgCCGAGCATTACAGCGTGAGgaaaaactactcagagtagctgtTTTCTACGCAGGATAGATCGGCtattctttctgaaacggggctCTGGAGTACTATAGTCTGGAACATGACAAGCCCCAAACTTTGGTTTGGGGTTTGGGaaaccaaagcctggggctttaaatcctggggcTTGCAATGAAAAAGGGACTAATGTGCATTCCCAAGAGAATGTAGACCCATGTCAGTGAGATTTCCAAAACGctgcaaacatttccaaatcaagCATGTACCATGACAGACAAAAGCTTTCGGGTCCCTATCTAACTTTCTGTAATGTCGCCTTCCTGTGATCTGCAGAAAATCTTGCTCTCTCTCGCAGCCCGAATAAACTAATACAGCTTCCTTGATGAAAGTTTCGTCCGTCTGTGCTGACTGTaacttcatttttaaacacctcactTTTACTGAAATGGCTACATTTGAATCTTCTTCCAGCAGTAACAGCTTCTACACTTAATACGGTTGGTTTAAGTCCAAGCGGCAGGAGAGCAGCCAGAGCAAATTAAGCCAAAGCACCAGACAGTTCCTGTCAAATAAAAAGGTTCTCTGAGCATCTCTGATAAAACGGCTCAGTTTAGCAGGAGCTTGTGAGCGTATATTGTGAAGAATCAAGCAATCTGCAGTGGCCCTCGTCAAGTAACAAAAGCACAACTAGATTTACCAGCTGGTTAGTTAGTTAGGCTTCTTGCTAAGCTGGAAGGGGGGGGGCACAGCGTTCCTCCGTTCTCCATTGACCTGGGGGAAACTGCTCATTCTAGCACTCCTTCTGGCATCTCCTTAAACTGACTTTAAATCTTAGCACTGATAAGTAGGAACCTTTAAGCACTGGTGTTCCAGCAGATGCCTAGTGTGCCCGTGTCAGTACCCAATAGTAATTATTGCAAAAACATCCAACAATCCCAAAAGAAAGATCTCAGACGATTTATATACGGTATGTAGTTTctcattgtttgttttcttttctttcacaccaggggtccgttcttcgtacgttacttaaaacatccgagatcaaatgacacatccaagatgatttcatccggctaatcctgatccggctaattgggttcttcgaacacacctgttgtttacgattagtatggctggattgagttatctgagacaactgcgcgtccATGCGTcgctttaaaaggggaaatgtatcgatagtagaaacaatgatcagcagcgctgctattggctcttcagcatggccaaagaacgcccacagtttttctaccaagcagaacacaagcttttaaaagaaggttatgcccaatttgagtcattaattaaaatgacagggaacactttaaaatctgctaaagccaggagagagggctggcagaaagtagcagacaaattaaatgcataaatactgtccatggtagatgtttctatcactttctacagtatgtatttttgctttttaacaatttcatatttactttgttcttttatgtcagagcctccacgggagccactataacatggggaaaaaagcaaagtacaagaatattctacaaaatggtagcctttaagtattaaactatattttaaaaagcaacttcttcctcttttttaaaagccactgttgaatgatgtgtttgtctgtttttaacagccaccaggaaaaaggctggaaaaaaaacccaggttatttttacttttgttgcatgaggcatgtttcaccctttctttttctttcacaaaatgacacagggtgccatccgttccctatataaacggcttcttcaacaacaaaaaaatagcattttgacctaaaaaaaaaaaaacacaaattaagaggagaaattaaaCTCCACAagtagaaaaagagaaaaattgcactagagatcgagttgattcaaaaggacgttcagattaagttctaatacaccatgatttgacagtagtattgctgactttacataactatctcttattgcagacaaaagatgacttgctgtcttttctttataaagaattgtttaaataaaacgacaggaactaagcattatttgttgcgtcttttattaaagattaaaaaatggtgtcccacaattctgtcccgtcctctgccactaggtggtccaagtgcactggctggacagacttccctatctcctccgcttataaagctgcaatctaatcctgtttacatgaattAAGCCTGGCTTAAgttggcgcacatgttgctatgacagcaagtccaggatgagtttcgaagaaccgaaCGATCCAAGATCACGCCAAAattcgtcaacaatcaaatccagctgagttagcgacgtacgaagaacgggccccagtaCGACAGCATTGCACAACACCGGATATAACGCCTAACTTACATAGATCTAGAACCACCAGAAACACTGATAGTCTTCTGATGCTGCATGGTGTTAGATTACAGGCTAAGCTTTCATCCTGCTCACCTGTACATGTCTTTAATTTCTTGAGCCTGTTATTTTATTAACAGTACAGTATTTTCCTTTGTGCTGTCAACTTTGCTCTTTTGCTGCCAGCACACCTGGACTTCTCcgctgtgggacaataaaggctCCTTCTGTTCTCTAAACGCTGAGGTGGAGTCTCtttcaaaagaaagaaatatctGACACCAACGAGGATCTACGTCAGCAAAGTTCATCTTCTGGGTCAcagggttgttgttgttattgttgttttcttcccccttctcccagaaaaaaaatataggaCTAAAGAATCCGGTGACAGTCAGATTCGAACTCCTACCCATCTCTTAACAAAGAGACAGTGTTGCTTTGCAAGAGACTCATTTGCTTGGGTGTCTTCTGTTTTGTGCGTTTTCCCAGTTTGAACAGCAGATGCAAGTGGGTTAGCTGGGACCATGTTTCCACAACAGGATGGTGGTGATaataatcacaaaaaaaacacacacacaaggggGAAGGTTAatctgggggaggggggggtggcgGGTCTTGAAGGCCTCTGGAACAGGCCTAGTCAGCTCGGGTTAAATATAGCCCACAGATCTCACAGATCTCACTGTAACTGATGAAAACAGGTCGGTACTTCCCAGGTAAGGGTTTCCTTTTACAACAAAGCCAGAGCTTTCCATGAAATAGAGCACCTCCTGTCACATAGCAGCCCATGTTTTCTTCTCAGGTCCACCCGGGGACAAGAAGGCACCCCCCTTGGAGCTCATTAGGAGGAATCGCCACGCACTAATGTCTCACAAGCATCCATTTAGGATAAGCAGAGGATAGAAAGGTAGAAAATAAACTCAACCAAGAGACATAACATCGTTATTCTAGGTTGCTAAGCCTCATAacatcaatttgactgaaaattgCATCCA is a window encoding:
- the LOC105931282 gene encoding cysteine-rich and transmembrane domain-containing protein 1, coding for MNFEQPPPYPGGGPSAPGYPGQGPPPQGYPPQGYPPQGYPPQGYPPQGYPVNPNYPVGPEGPYPGPGQPPFQGYAEQPQFGWQGGPPPGPMYGEAPKNTVYVVEDRRRDDTGDTCLTACWTALCCCCLWDMLT